The Arcobacter arenosus genome has a window encoding:
- the fabD gene encoding ACP S-malonyltransferase → MKKVAFIFPGQGSQSVGMGKDFFENSDIAKEMISKASKRLNINFEELLFEENDKLGQTEYTQPAILLVSSIANAIFKEKCDVVPEFVLGHSLGEFSALVAVGALDYLDAVELVHRRGLFMNEACSGGGAGMMALVGLGDKIVEDICKEQQELGKQVWPANYNMDGQLVLAGIKADLESLVDTFKEAGAKRAIVLDMSVASHCELLTSAVENLKPYLEEYLKDEFSPVISNVTAEAYSTKDEAIELLSEQLVSPVKYKQSVSANASSVDMMIEFGNGIVLKGLNRKICKATPTVNVSDMESLEKVLGELND, encoded by the coding sequence ATGAAAAAAGTAGCTTTTATTTTCCCAGGTCAGGGAAGTCAATCTGTAGGAATGGGAAAAGATTTTTTTGAAAATAGCGATATCGCTAAAGAGATGATTAGTAAAGCTAGCAAAAGATTAAATATAAACTTTGAAGAACTTCTTTTTGAAGAAAATGATAAATTAGGACAAACAGAATATACACAACCTGCAATTTTGCTTGTAAGTTCAATTGCAAATGCGATTTTTAAAGAAAAATGTGATGTTGTTCCAGAATTTGTATTAGGACATTCTCTTGGAGAATTTTCAGCATTAGTTGCTGTTGGAGCATTAGATTATTTAGATGCAGTTGAATTAGTTCATAGAAGAGGACTTTTTATGAATGAAGCTTGTTCAGGTGGAGGTGCAGGTATGATGGCACTAGTTGGACTTGGAGATAAAATTGTTGAAGATATTTGTAAAGAGCAACAAGAACTTGGAAAACAAGTTTGGCCAGCAAATTATAATATGGATGGACAATTAGTTTTAGCAGGTATTAAAGCTGACCTAGAAAGCTTAGTTGATACATTTAAAGAAGCAGGAGCAAAAAGAGCAATTGTACTTGATATGAGTGTTGCATCGCATTGTGAACTTTTAACATCAGCAGTTGAAAATTTAAAACCATATTTAGAAGAGTATTTAAAAGATGAATTTTCACCAGTTATTTCAAATGTAACTGCAGAAGCTTATTCTACAAAAGATGAAGCTATTGAATTACTTTCAGAACAATTAGTATCTCCTGTTAAATATAAACAATCAGTTAGTGCAAATGCATCAAGTGTAGATATGATGATTGAATTTGGAAATGGAATTGTTTTAAAAGGTCTAAATAGAAAAATTTGTAAAGCAACGCCAACAGTAAATGTTTCAGATATGGAAAGCTTAGAAAAAGTATTAGGTGAATT
- a CDS encoding FKBP-type peptidyl-prolyl cis-trans isomerase: MMSKVIGIEYSLKDANSGEQLDSNVGGAPLEFISGRGQIIPGLESKLVEMAENEQADVMVQPAEAYGEYNEEAMQTLPKEQFAGIELTEGMTLYGTGEQGETVQVTVKSFTDSDVTIDYNHPMAGKTLMFSVTVLSLRDATEEEIQTGVVGGMAAMGGGCCGGGGHDHGEGGGCCSSEPQPQQSHGGCGCSH; this comes from the coding sequence ATGATGTCAAAAGTAATTGGTATTGAATATAGTTTAAAAGATGCAAACTCTGGTGAGCAACTAGACTCAAATGTTGGTGGAGCTCCTTTAGAGTTTATTTCTGGTAGAGGTCAAATTATTCCTGGTTTAGAGTCTAAACTAGTTGAAATGGCTGAAAATGAGCAAGCTGATGTTATGGTTCAACCAGCTGAAGCTTATGGTGAGTACAATGAAGAAGCAATGCAAACTCTTCCAAAAGAGCAATTTGCAGGAATTGAATTAACTGAAGGTATGACTTTATATGGAACTGGTGAGCAAGGTGAAACAGTTCAAGTAACTGTTAAATCTTTTACTGATTCTGATGTAACAATTGATTATAATCACCCAATGGCTGGTAAAACTTTAATGTTCTCAGTTACTGTATTATCTTTAAGAGATGCAACTGAAGAAGAGATCCAAACTGGTGTAGTTGGTGGAATGGCTGCTATGGGTGGTGGATGCTGCGGTGGTGGCGGACATGATCATGGTGAAGGTGGAGGATGTTGTTCATCTGAGCCTCAACCACAACAATCACACGGTGGATGTGGTTGTAGCCATTAG
- a CDS encoding tetratricopeptide repeat protein, with the protein MKKLALTFFLFGAIAGAEEVSAFGAGDLNSKNPYGLNSTEKNLLKTRKTLENVDSKVKDVKLSLESINERIDGLESIYEGDSQKLNTSVLKINEIIKKVEENSTLTEKHRADIEQILLMQEEFAKNIANLKLAVKKLSDTINKINKSYISEKEFKSNMSQFITREEFEALKKSLGVKTSNKSTAKPKTKKVSSDLSSEDMFNEAYRLFKKDWFTKAIPMFEELIERDYKPAASNFYLGNMWYYREKYDDAIRYFKTSAMLYDKADYMPELLLHSAIAFEETNDLGNAVNFYTSVIDIYPNSKEAKEAEKKLRKLK; encoded by the coding sequence ATGAAAAAACTTGCACTAACTTTCTTTTTATTTGGTGCCATCGCTGGGGCTGAAGAGGTCTCAGCTTTTGGTGCGGGAGATTTAAATTCAAAAAATCCTTATGGATTAAACTCTACTGAAAAAAATTTACTTAAAACAAGAAAAACTTTAGAAAATGTTGATTCAAAAGTTAAAGATGTTAAATTGTCTTTAGAATCAATTAATGAAAGAATAGATGGATTAGAATCTATTTATGAAGGTGATTCTCAAAAATTAAATACTTCAGTTTTAAAGATAAATGAGATTATCAAAAAAGTTGAAGAGAATTCAACACTTACTGAAAAACACCGTGCAGATATTGAACAAATTTTATTAATGCAAGAGGAGTTTGCAAAAAATATTGCAAATTTGAAACTTGCTGTAAAAAAATTAAGTGACACAATAAACAAAATTAATAAAAGCTATATTTCAGAGAAAGAGTTTAAATCAAATATGAGTCAGTTTATTACTAGGGAAGAATTTGAAGCTTTAAAAAAATCTTTAGGTGTAAAAACTAGTAATAAATCTACAGCAAAACCTAAAACAAAAAAGGTATCATCCGATTTAAGTAGTGAAGATATGTTCAATGAAGCATATAGACTATTTAAAAAGGATTGGTTTACAAAAGCAATTCCTATGTTTGAGGAATTAATTGAGAGAGACTATAAGCCTGCGGCAAGTAATTTTTATCTTGGTAATATGTGGTATTACCGTGAAAAATATGATGATGCCATTAGGTATTTTAAAACTTCAGCAATGTTGTATGACAAAGCTGATTATATGCCTGAATTACTTCTTCACAGTGCAATTGCCTTTGAAGAAACAAATGATTTAGGAAATGCAGTTAATTTTTATACCTCTGTAATTGATATTTATCCAAATTCAAAAGAGGCAAAAGAAGCTGAAAAAAAATTAAGAAAATTAAAATAA
- a CDS encoding OmpA family protein, whose amino-acid sequence MKKLSIYTFLVAAVLFTGCSQKEVEVGTEAPKNSESALNNIDNSNIQDEVINDAMLERADNGYYYMINGEKVFIENIYFGFDKYNLTTEMKDVAKSNASKLAGVQAGTTIKVEGNCDEWGTDEYNYALGLKRAKVVKDALVMDGIASNAVSVVSFGESNPVCTDKNKECWSKNRRSEHKLVK is encoded by the coding sequence ATGAAGAAATTAAGCATTTACACTTTCTTAGTTGCAGCAGTATTATTTACTGGATGTAGTCAAAAAGAGGTTGAAGTTGGAACTGAAGCTCCAAAAAACTCTGAATCAGCATTAAATAATATTGATAACTCTAATATTCAAGATGAAGTTATTAATGATGCAATGTTAGAAAGAGCAGATAACGGTTATTATTATATGATTAATGGAGAAAAAGTATTTATTGAAAACATCTATTTTGGATTTGATAAATATAACTTAACAACTGAAATGAAAGATGTAGCAAAATCTAATGCTTCAAAATTAGCAGGTGTTCAAGCTGGAACTACAATTAAAGTTGAAGGTAACTGCGATGAGTGGGGAACAGACGAGTATAACTATGCATTAGGTTTAAAAAGAGCAAAAGTTGTAAAAGATGCTTTAGTTATGGACGGTATTGCTTCAAATGCTGTTTCTGTAGTTAGTTTTGGTGAAAGTAATCCTGTATGTACTGACAAAAATAAAGAGTGTTGGTCAAAAAACAGAAGATCTGAGCACAAATTAGTTAAGTAA
- the tolB gene encoding Tol-Pal system protein TolB — MIKKLIVSVLIFSISVFAADAELDIVKNSTNLPKVEIGVSPNTMKKSLTTKIKKMIEKDLEVSGHFDVLKSNESVDYNSMPNILTLSNRGTDLFLNINTQVSGFGGISIMVKLFDINTRQLVFNRSFTTSLEDRYPFLAHRISIAINKHLKAPSIEWMDKFVLFSQYKEARKADIIIADYTLTFQKAVIRGGLNIFPKWADKNKQEEFYYTTYDKGIPTLVKTNLYTRKREVIMKSEGMIVASDISEDGKKVLITASPEYQPDIYLYDTRNKSKIRLTTYKGIDVGARFVENDSKIVFVSDRLSYPNIFAKKLGSRGVERLVYHGKNNSSATTFKDYIVYTSRDKGNEFGDFAFNLYLMSTKSDYLKRLTASGSNQFPKFSPDGESIIFLKTVKDRSSIGIIRLNHDKSYLFPLENGKIQSIDW, encoded by the coding sequence ATGATAAAAAAATTAATTGTTTCAGTTTTAATATTTTCTATTTCTGTTTTTGCAGCTGATGCAGAACTTGATATTGTAAAAAACTCTACAAATCTTCCAAAAGTAGAGATTGGTGTTTCACCTAATACAATGAAGAAATCATTAACAACTAAGATTAAAAAAATGATTGAAAAAGATTTAGAAGTAAGCGGTCATTTTGATGTTTTAAAATCAAATGAAAGTGTTGATTATAACTCTATGCCGAATATTCTTACTCTTTCAAACAGAGGTACAGATTTATTTTTAAATATAAATACTCAAGTTAGTGGTTTTGGTGGTATATCTATTATGGTTAAACTATTTGATATAAATACAAGACAGCTAGTATTTAATAGAAGTTTTACAACATCACTAGAAGATAGATATCCATTTTTAGCTCATCGAATCTCAATTGCTATTAATAAACATCTTAAAGCTCCATCAATTGAGTGGATGGATAAATTTGTTTTATTTTCACAATATAAAGAGGCAAGAAAAGCTGATATTATAATTGCAGATTATACTTTAACTTTTCAAAAAGCAGTTATTCGAGGTGGGCTGAATATTTTCCCTAAATGGGCAGATAAAAATAAACAAGAAGAATTTTATTACACAACTTATGACAAAGGTATCCCAACACTTGTAAAAACAAATCTTTATACTAGAAAAAGAGAAGTAATTATGAAAAGTGAGGGGATGATAGTAGCTTCTGATATAAGTGAAGATGGGAAAAAGGTATTAATTACTGCAAGCCCAGAATATCAACCAGATATTTATCTTTATGATACAAGAAATAAATCTAAAATTAGACTTACTACTTATAAAGGGATTGATGTTGGAGCAAGATTTGTTGAAAACGATTCAAAAATAGTTTTTGTTTCTGATAGATTAAGTTACCCAAATATTTTTGCAAAAAAACTGGGAAGTAGGGGAGTTGAAAGATTAGTTTATCATGGAAAAAATAATTCGTCTGCAACAACATTTAAAGATTATATAGTTTATACAAGTAGAGATAAAGGGAATGAATTTGGTGATTTCGCTTTTAATCTATATTTGATGTCTACAAAATCAGATTATCTAAAAAGGTTAACTGCAAGTGGAAGTAATCAATTTCCTAAATTTTCTCCAGATGGTGAATCTATAATTTTCCTAAAAACAGTTAAGGATAGAAGTTCTATTGGAATTATTAGACTTAATCATGATAAATCATATTTATTCCCCCTTGAAAATGGAAAAATTCAGTCTATAGATTGGTAA
- a CDS encoding TonB C-terminal domain-containing protein, with protein MEKKGIFYLSGFLSITVYLAICFSFLLYIYAPKPKKYDSSKTTVLELELISTKATEKKVAKKSVQKPEPKEVVKKSTSRSNEQKGVDAKSLFAKVKTTAKKVVKENTSTVKESLDPSRFKSKFQKQKKTDNLNVNKLLNDTKTTTNMPKTSATSNGEEHEYFSKIKEILWQRWNPSLLEAGLTVKVLVMITNDGVFDYRVMKYSSNDRFDQSLKEFLESQKNESFPTHKINSKVDIIINFKSEG; from the coding sequence ATGGAAAAAAAAGGTATTTTTTATCTATCTGGATTCTTATCAATTACAGTTTATTTAGCAATTTGTTTTTCTTTTTTACTTTATATTTATGCACCAAAACCAAAAAAATATGATTCTTCAAAAACAACTGTTTTAGAATTAGAATTGATTTCAACAAAGGCAACTGAAAAAAAAGTTGCAAAGAAAAGTGTTCAAAAACCTGAACCTAAAGAAGTAGTGAAAAAATCAACATCAAGATCAAATGAACAAAAAGGGGTTGATGCAAAATCACTTTTTGCAAAAGTAAAAACAACTGCAAAAAAAGTTGTTAAAGAAAATACTAGTACAGTAAAAGAATCATTAGACCCAAGTAGATTTAAATCAAAGTTTCAAAAACAAAAGAAAACTGATAATTTAAATGTTAATAAACTTTTAAATGATACAAAAACTACAACTAATATGCCAAAAACATCTGCTACATCAAATGGTGAAGAGCATGAGTATTTTTCAAAAATTAAAGAGATTTTATGGCAAAGATGGAATCCATCACTTTTAGAAGCTGGACTTACAGTAAAAGTTCTTGTAATGATTACAAATGATGGAGTATTTGATTATAGAGTAATGAAATATTCTAGTAATGACAGATTTGACCAATCATTAAAAGAGTTTTTAGAAAGTCAAAAAAATGAAAGCTTTCCTACACACAAAATTAACTCTAAAGTTGATATTATTATAAACTTTAAATCAGAAGGATAA
- a CDS encoding biopolymer transporter ExbD has translation MFDYNQKPDLNITPLVDIMLVLLAILMVTAPVIEFEEPINLPQGSATQSIQAVKKINILITKDRMVIVNKKKYELDSFPDNFVLFAKEQDRNIPIHIRAEKTLIYNDIMFVLKSVKEAGFYKVALITDG, from the coding sequence GTGTTTGATTACAACCAAAAACCTGATTTAAATATTACTCCTTTAGTTGATATTATGTTGGTATTGCTTGCTATACTTATGGTAACAGCACCAGTTATTGAGTTTGAAGAACCTATTAATCTTCCTCAAGGAAGTGCCACACAATCTATTCAAGCAGTAAAAAAAATCAATATATTAATAACAAAAGATAGAATGGTAATTGTAAATAAAAAGAAATATGAACTTGATAGTTTCCCTGACAACTTTGTTTTATTTGCAAAGGAACAAGATAGAAATATTCCAATTCATATAAGAGCAGAAAAAACTTTAATTTATAATGATATTATGTTTGTATTAAAATCGGTAAAAGAAGCTGGTTTTTACAAAGTAGCATTAATAACTGATGGGTAA
- a CDS encoding MotA/TolQ/ExbB proton channel family protein, whose amino-acid sequence MIDTALDYLGNGSAITLLVLLTLSFYFVLCFWIFIYRFLSIKSSIFNEKKSLDDLTSRSSTLSPMSALHKCSNSVHTKEILNACEINIIKDASVGITWLSIIASTAPFVGLFGTVVGILESFAKFSNESKVGFSVIAPAISEALVATAAGIFVAIFAYTFHQILTRKVYELNTYIKAQSEILIAKG is encoded by the coding sequence ATGATTGATACAGCTTTAGATTATTTAGGTAATGGTAGTGCAATAACACTTTTAGTGTTATTGACACTCTCATTCTACTTCGTTTTATGTTTTTGGATTTTTATTTATAGATTTTTATCTATTAAATCTTCTATTTTCAATGAAAAAAAATCTCTTGATGACTTAACTTCTAGAAGTTCTACTTTATCTCCCATGTCTGCATTACACAAATGTTCAAATAGTGTTCATACAAAAGAGATATTAAATGCTTGTGAAATTAATATTATAAAAGATGCAAGTGTTGGTATAACATGGTTGTCAATTATTGCTTCAACTGCACCTTTTGTTGGTTTATTTGGTACAGTAGTTGGTATTCTTGAGTCATTTGCAAAATTTTCAAATGAAAGTAAGGTTGGTTTTTCTGTTATCGCTCCAGCAATTAGTGAAGCTTTAGTAGCAACTGCAGCTGGTATTTTTGTAGCTATATTTGCTTATACTTTTCATCAAATACTTACAAGAAAAGTTTATGAGTTAAATACTTATATAAAGGCACAATCAGAAATTTTAATAGCTAAAGGGTAA
- the atpC gene encoding ATP synthase F1 subunit epsilon, giving the protein MDTLKLSIVAPNGQIFSDEVKSVTLPGKEGEFGVLPGHASLVSSLTVGVIIIEKADSTEAVAINWGHVKVSESSVDCLVDGAVALTAGKDSEIAKNIEAAKDLVNSVKDANVSLAAVEAKINSFA; this is encoded by the coding sequence ATGGATACATTAAAATTATCGATAGTTGCACCAAATGGTCAAATTTTTAGTGATGAAGTAAAGAGTGTAACTCTTCCTGGAAAAGAGGGAGAGTTCGGTGTTCTACCAGGACACGCTTCTTTAGTTTCTTCTCTAACAGTTGGCGTAATTATTATAGAAAAAGCAGACTCAACTGAAGCTGTCGCTATTAATTGGGGACATGTAAAAGTTAGTGAATCATCTGTTGATTGTTTAGTTGATGGAGCAGTTGCTCTAACAGCTGGAAAAGATTCAGAAATCGCTAAAAATATTGAGGCTGCAAAAGACTTAGTTAACTCTGTTAAAGATGCAAACGTATCATTAGCAGCAGTTGAAGCTAAAATCAACTCTTTCGCGTAA
- the atpD gene encoding F0F1 ATP synthase subunit beta, translating into MKGKIIQVMGPVVDVEFDGYLPEINEAIEVTLTDANADRLVLEVAAHIGDSRVRTIAMDMTEGLQRGQECISLGGPIQVPVGEAVLGRIFNVIGEPVDEGEAIPEDTTKWSIHRAAPTFEEQSTKTEMFETGIKVVDLLAPYSKGGKVGLFGGAGVGKTVIIMELIHNVAFKHSGYSVFAGVGERTREGNDLYHEMKDSNVLDKVALCYGQMSEPPGARNRIALTGLTMAEYFRDEKGLDVLMFVDNIFRFAQSGSEMSALLGRIPSAVGYQPTLASEMGKLQERITSTNKGSITSVQAVYVPADDLTDPAPASVFAHLDATTVLNRKIAEKGIYPAVDPLDSTSRILAADILGQEHYDVARGVQSVLQKYKDLQDIIAILGMDELSEEDKLVVARARKIERFLSQPFFVAEVFTGSPGKYVELKDTIAGFKGILDGKYDDIPEMAFYMVGGIDEVLAKAEGMK; encoded by the coding sequence ATGAAAGGTAAAATTATTCAGGTAATGGGTCCTGTTGTTGACGTAGAGTTCGACGGATACTTACCAGAAATTAATGAAGCAATCGAAGTTACATTAACTGATGCAAACGCAGACAGATTAGTACTTGAAGTTGCTGCACACATTGGTGATAGCAGAGTTAGAACTATTGCTATGGATATGACTGAAGGTTTACAAAGAGGTCAAGAGTGTATTTCTCTAGGTGGACCTATTCAAGTTCCAGTTGGTGAAGCTGTACTTGGAAGAATCTTTAACGTAATTGGTGAACCAGTTGATGAAGGTGAAGCAATTCCTGAAGATACAACAAAATGGTCAATCCACAGAGCTGCTCCTACTTTCGAAGAGCAATCTACAAAAACAGAAATGTTTGAAACTGGTATTAAAGTAGTTGACTTACTTGCTCCATATTCAAAAGGTGGTAAAGTTGGACTATTCGGTGGTGCTGGAGTTGGTAAAACGGTTATTATTATGGAGTTAATCCATAACGTTGCATTTAAACACTCTGGTTACTCAGTATTTGCTGGTGTTGGTGAAAGAACAAGAGAAGGTAATGACCTTTATCATGAAATGAAAGACTCTAACGTACTTGACAAAGTTGCATTATGTTATGGTCAAATGTCTGAGCCTCCAGGTGCAAGAAACAGAATTGCATTAACTGGTCTTACAATGGCTGAGTACTTTAGAGATGAAAAAGGTCTTGATGTACTTATGTTCGTTGATAACATCTTTAGATTTGCACAATCTGGTTCTGAGATGTCTGCACTTCTTGGAAGAATCCCTTCAGCAGTTGGTTACCAACCAACACTTGCTTCAGAAATGGGTAAATTACAAGAAAGAATTACATCTACAAACAAAGGTTCTATTACTTCTGTTCAAGCAGTATATGTACCTGCGGATGACTTAACTGACCCAGCTCCTGCTTCAGTATTCGCACACTTAGATGCAACAACAGTACTTAACAGAAAAATTGCAGAAAAAGGTATTTACCCTGCAGTTGATCCACTAGATTCTACTTCAAGAATTCTTGCAGCAGATATCTTAGGTCAAGAGCACTATGATGTAGCAAGAGGTGTTCAATCAGTTCTTCAAAAATACAAAGATTTACAAGATATTATTGCAATTCTTGGTATGGATGAGTTATCTGAAGAAGATAAACTTGTTGTTGCAAGAGCTAGAAAAATTGAAAGATTCCTTTCTCAACCATTCTTCGTTGCTGAAGTATTTACAGGATCTCCTGGTAAATATGTTGAGCTTAAAGATACAATTGCAGGATTCAAAGGTATCTTAGATGGTAAATACGATGATATTCCAGAAATGGCATTCTATATGGTAGGTGGAATTGACGAGGTTTTAGCAAAAGCTGAAGGAATGAAATAA
- the atpG gene encoding ATP synthase F1 subunit gamma produces the protein MANLKEIKLKIGSVKNTQKTTKAMKLVSSAKLTRTRQLSEQARSYAKKINEVLSEIANRVSKVQDGGNDSKAFVPVENPKTVDLVFVTADKGLCGGFNMATIKTVSKLAAEYEAKGTKVRYRVAGRKGVDYFSFQGVQLTQKVSDLSSAPDYDRAAEFIGEVVKDFQNGETDKVVLVYNGFLNMLTQEIRVRDLLPISLEDVEVSENESSMLEIEPDDDEEVLEELTAKYIDFNMYYSLIDSLAAEHSARMQAMDAATTNAKERVDSLTVEYNKARQAAITTELIEIISGVEALK, from the coding sequence ATGGCTAACTTAAAAGAGATTAAATTAAAAATTGGAAGTGTTAAAAACACTCAGAAGACTACAAAAGCTATGAAGCTTGTATCTTCTGCAAAACTTACTAGAACTAGACAATTGTCTGAACAAGCTAGAAGTTATGCAAAGAAGATTAATGAAGTTCTTTCTGAGATTGCAAACAGAGTTAGCAAAGTTCAAGATGGTGGAAATGATAGTAAAGCATTTGTACCAGTTGAAAACCCAAAAACTGTTGATTTAGTTTTTGTAACTGCTGACAAAGGTCTTTGTGGTGGTTTTAACATGGCAACAATCAAAACAGTTAGTAAATTAGCAGCTGAGTATGAAGCAAAAGGTACAAAAGTTAGATATAGAGTAGCAGGAAGAAAAGGTGTTGACTACTTTTCATTCCAAGGTGTTCAATTAACACAAAAAGTATCTGACTTATCTTCTGCTCCAGATTATGATAGAGCTGCAGAGTTTATTGGTGAGGTTGTTAAAGACTTCCAAAACGGTGAGACAGATAAAGTTGTACTGGTTTATAATGGATTCTTAAATATGCTTACTCAAGAGATTAGAGTAAGAGATTTATTACCAATCAGTTTAGAAGATGTTGAAGTTTCTGAAAATGAATCTTCAATGTTAGAAATTGAACCAGATGATGATGAAGAAGTGTTAGAAGAATTAACTGCTAAATACATTGATTTTAATATGTATTACTCTTTAATTGATTCATTAGCTGCAGAGCATAGTGCTAGAATGCAAGCAATGGACGCTGCAACAACAAATGCAAAAGAGAGAGTTGATTCATTAACAGTTGAATATAATAAAGCTAGACAAGCTGCAATTACAACAGAGCTGATTGAAATTATCAGTGGTGTTGAAGCATTAAAATAA
- the atpA gene encoding F0F1 ATP synthase subunit alpha: protein MGAKIQADEISSIIKERIDNFELNVDVNETGKIISFADGIAQVYGLKNVMAGEIVEFENGERGLASNLEESSVGVVVLGSGEGLREGSSCKRLGKLLETPVGEGMVGRVVNALGDPIDGKGAIESSESRFVEEKAPGIMARKSVHEPLQTGIKAIDALVPIGRGQRELIIGDRQTGKTTVAIDTILNQKGEDVICIYVAIGQKASSVASVVRTLEESGAMDYTIVVNAGASESSALQFLAPYTGVTIGEYFRDNGKHALIVYDDLSKHAVAYREMSLLLRRPPGREAFPGDVFYLHSRLLERAAKLSDERGAGSMTALPIIETQAGDVAAYIPTNVISITDGQIFLETNLFNSGIRPAINVGLSVSRVGGAAQIKATKQVAGTLKLSLAQFRELEAFAQFASDLDESTRKELELGQRMVEVLKQGVNKPLVIEKQIVIIYAGTKGYLEDVAVEDVVRFEEELHAFIEQKYANILDSIKTAKKLEEDTETALKAALEEFKTVFSAK from the coding sequence ATGGGTGCAAAAATTCAAGCAGATGAAATCAGTTCAATCATCAAAGAAAGAATTGATAACTTTGAATTAAATGTAGATGTTAACGAAACGGGAAAAATCATCTCTTTTGCAGATGGTATTGCACAAGTATACGGTCTTAAGAACGTTATGGCTGGAGAAATTGTAGAGTTTGAAAATGGTGAGAGAGGTCTTGCTTCAAACTTAGAAGAGTCTTCAGTTGGTGTTGTTGTACTTGGATCAGGAGAAGGGTTAAGAGAAGGTTCTTCTTGTAAGAGATTAGGTAAATTATTAGAGACTCCAGTTGGTGAAGGTATGGTTGGAAGAGTTGTAAATGCTCTTGGTGATCCTATTGATGGTAAAGGTGCAATTGAATCATCAGAATCAAGATTTGTTGAAGAAAAAGCTCCTGGAATCATGGCAAGAAAATCTGTACATGAGCCATTACAAACTGGTATTAAAGCAATTGATGCACTTGTTCCAATTGGAAGAGGACAAAGAGAGCTTATTATTGGAGATAGACAAACTGGTAAAACTACAGTTGCTATTGATACAATTCTTAACCAAAAAGGTGAAGATGTAATTTGTATTTATGTTGCAATTGGACAAAAAGCTTCTTCTGTTGCTTCTGTTGTTAGAACATTAGAAGAATCAGGTGCTATGGATTATACAATTGTTGTTAATGCAGGTGCTTCTGAATCTTCAGCTTTACAATTCTTAGCTCCATATACTGGTGTTACAATTGGTGAGTACTTTAGAGATAATGGTAAACACGCACTTATCGTTTATGATGATTTATCAAAACACGCAGTTGCATATAGAGAAATGTCTTTATTATTAAGAAGACCTCCAGGTAGAGAGGCGTTCCCAGGGGATGTATTCTATCTACACTCAAGATTATTAGAAAGAGCTGCTAAACTTTCAGATGAAAGAGGTGCTGGTTCTATGACTGCATTACCAATCATTGAAACACAAGCTGGTGACGTTGCTGCATATATTCCAACAAACGTAATTTCTATTACAGATGGACAAATTTTCCTTGAAACTAACCTATTTAACTCTGGTATTAGACCAGCTATTAACGTAGGTTTATCAGTATCAAGAGTTGGTGGTGCTGCACAAATCAAAGCTACTAAACAAGTTGCTGGTACATTAAAATTATCTCTTGCACAATTTAGAGAGCTTGAAGCATTCGCACAGTTTGCATCTGACCTTGACGAAAGTACAAGAAAAGAGTTAGAACTTGGTCAAAGAATGGTTGAAGTATTAAAACAAGGTGTTAATAAGCCATTAGTAATTGAAAAACAAATCGTTATCATCTATGCTGGTACAAAAGGTTACTTAGAAGATGTAGCTGTTGAAGATGTTGTAAGATTTGAAGAAGAATTACATGCATTTATTGAGCAAAAATATGCAAATATTTTAGATTCAATTAAAACAGCAAAAAAACTTGAAGAAGATACTGAAACAGCATTAAAAGCTGCATTAGAAGAGTTCAAAACTGTTTTCAGCGCAAAATAA